The Branchiostoma floridae strain S238N-H82 chromosome 17, Bfl_VNyyK, whole genome shotgun sequence genome has a window encoding:
- the LOC118404754 gene encoding low-density lipoprotein receptor-related protein 12-like, whose product MMLISTTIFATCLLAAGHAADYPTVYMSAHENQAVSVSRAGYIEWHERFQYQDDTDVTLTLQAGTGNNVRLDFLSLNIEGSPGACVDKLEVYDGEGTPVENSTRTVCGTNVAVAAFTSRTENVVLRLRSDNMVRGDFRILYNVFRLVGPNEMCPRDHFKCTNQRCIHESLLCDGIDNCGDNSEESQAACVDPELTPVNVTMKNTCGRTLPIGHSGYIYRGDSSQDKVHINTTTVSDRRRDCHVTLDAPAGYHVNLHFEFLDIQRNFPFNCADQLHIFNGRHGNVTTAARTVCGIDERDFTSTGSDVTLHISSAFGRRGSFRIMYTLFRPSSGSCYNYEFLCQSDRRCVLSDVTCDGKDNCGDASDETTGAGCTERAGGSGLGVAGIVGICLAGAALLFILGGLMVYFSGAIKGRITACLTTSQTSYDPK is encoded by the exons TGTACATGTCGGCCCATGAGAACCAGGCAGTGTCCGTGTCCCGGGCAGGGTACATAGAGTGGCACGAACGCTTCCAGTACCAGGATGATACTGACGTCACGCTCACCCTGCAGGCCGGAACCGGAAATAACGTCAGGCTGGACTTTCTCAGTCTCAACATCGAGGGGTCGCCCGGCGCATGCGTCGACAAACTCGAG GTGTACGATGGTGAAGGGACGCCCGTGGAGAACTCCACCCGGACAGTTTGCGGTACGAACGTGGCGGTGGCGGCCTTCACGTCCCGTACAGAGAACGTTGTCCTCCGTCTGCGGTCCGATAACATGGTCCGGGGGGACTTCAGGATCCTCTACAACGTCTTCAGGCTAGTGGGCCCAAATG AAATGTGCCCACGTGACCATTTCAAATGCACCAATCAGCGCTGTATCCACGAGTCGCTGCTGTGTGACGGGATCGACAACTGCGGGGACAACTCGGAGGAGTCGCAGGCCGCATGCGTTGATCCTGAACTTACGCCTGTCAACG TGACGATGAAGAACACTTGCGGCCGGACCCTTCCCATCGGCCACTCCGGTTACATCTACAGGGGTGACAGTTCACAGGACAAAGTTCACATCAACACCACGACGGTCTCTGATAGGCGGAGGGACTGTCACGTGACCCTGGACGCGCCTGCGGGGTACCACGTCAACCTCCATTTTGAATTCCTGGACATCCAGCGGAACTTCCCCTTCAACTGTGCAGACCAGCTCCACATCTTCAacggtcgccatggcaacgtgaCGACAGCTGCCAGGACGGTCTGCGGCATCGACGAGAGGGATTTCACGTccaccggaagtgacgtcactcTCCACATATCGTCAGCGTTCGGGCGGAGGGGCAGTTTCCGGATCATGTACACTCTCTTCCGACCTA GCAGCGGGTCCTGCTACAACTACGAGTTCCTGTGCCAGTCCGACCGCCGCTGTGTCCTTTCTGACGTCACCTGCGATGGCAAGGACAACTGCGGGGATGCCAGCGATGAGACCACAGGGGCTGGGTGTACAG AGCGAGCCGGCGGGTCGGGGCTGGGTGTTGCCGGGATCGTGGGGATCTGTCTGGCGGGAGCGGCTCTGCTGTTCATCCTGGGCGGGCTCATGGTCTACTTCAGCGGCGCCATCAAGGGTCGCATCACCGCCTGCCTCACTACGTCACAGACGTCTTACGATCCAAAATAA